One Streptomyces lincolnensis genomic region harbors:
- the modA gene encoding molybdate ABC transporter substrate-binding protein has product MTRSVRRTSRPSRTSRIHRPRRTHLSHRFLQTAAVGTAALLTLAACSSSGSDTTSSSSSELSGTVTVFAAASLQESFTALGKEFEKEHPDTKVTFSFGGSDSLAASITSGAPADVFASASPKTMKIVTAAGDTSGTPATFVRNQLEIATLPGNPDKLASLKDLTRPGLKVVLCDSTVPCGAAAQKALEAGGLKLTPVSYEQDVKGALTKVELKEADAAVVYKTDVKAAGDKVEGVDFPESADAVNDYPITLLKNAGNPEAAKAFIELVRSAEGQKVLGEAGFLKP; this is encoded by the coding sequence GGATCCACCGGCCTCGCCGGACCCACCTGAGCCACCGGTTCCTGCAAACGGCAGCGGTGGGCACGGCCGCCCTGCTGACACTCGCCGCCTGCTCCTCGTCCGGTTCGGACACCACCTCCTCCTCGTCCTCCGAGCTCTCCGGCACGGTGACCGTCTTCGCCGCGGCCTCGCTCCAGGAGAGCTTCACGGCCCTGGGCAAGGAGTTCGAGAAGGAGCACCCGGACACGAAGGTGACCTTCAGCTTCGGCGGCAGCGACTCCCTCGCCGCGAGCATCACCAGCGGCGCCCCCGCCGATGTGTTCGCCTCCGCCAGCCCCAAGACGATGAAGATCGTCACAGCGGCCGGAGACACCTCCGGTACACCCGCCACGTTCGTCCGCAACCAGCTGGAGATCGCCACCCTGCCGGGCAACCCCGACAAGCTCGCCTCTCTGAAGGACCTCACCAGGCCCGGCCTGAAGGTCGTCCTGTGCGACAGCACGGTCCCGTGTGGCGCCGCCGCCCAGAAGGCTCTGGAGGCCGGCGGCCTCAAGCTCACGCCGGTCTCCTACGAGCAGGACGTCAAGGGCGCCCTGACCAAGGTCGAGCTGAAAGAGGCGGACGCGGCCGTCGTCTACAAGACCGATGTGAAGGCGGCGGGTGACAAGGTGGAGGGCGTGGACTTCCCCGAGTCGGCCGACGCCGTCAACGACTACCCGATCACCCTGCTCAAGAACGCGGGCAACCCGGAGGCCGCCAAGGCGTTCATCGAGCTGGTGCGGTCGGCCGAGGGCCAGAAGGTGCTGGGCGAAGCCGGGTTCCTCAAGCCGTGA
- a CDS encoding ABC transporter permease has protein sequence MENGPAGAGGPAGPRRRRVRRTVPLPLLLPALVGLAFLLLPLLALLVRAPWSSLPEQLTSAEVWQALRLSLVCATAATALSLVIGVPLAWLLARTDFPGRGLVRALVTLPLVLPPVVGGVALLLALGRNGIVGQWLDAWFGITLPFTTAGVILAETFVAMPFLVISVEGTLRAADPRYEEAATTLGASRFTAFRRVTLPLIAPGIAAGSVLAWARALGEFGATITFAGNFPGRTQTMPLAVYLALQTDPAAAIALSLVLLTVSIAVLAALRDRWMTTT, from the coding sequence CTGGAGAACGGGCCAGCTGGAGCGGGCGGACCGGCCGGACCACGGCGTCGGCGTGTCCGCCGGACCGTCCCCCTCCCCCTGCTGCTGCCTGCCCTGGTCGGCCTCGCCTTCCTCCTGCTCCCCCTGCTCGCCCTGCTCGTACGGGCACCTTGGAGCAGCCTCCCGGAGCAGCTGACCAGTGCCGAGGTCTGGCAGGCGCTCCGGCTGTCCCTGGTGTGCGCCACGGCCGCGACCGCGCTCAGCCTGGTCATCGGTGTCCCGCTGGCCTGGCTGCTGGCCCGCACGGACTTCCCCGGCCGCGGCCTGGTCCGTGCCCTGGTGACCCTGCCCCTCGTCCTGCCCCCGGTGGTCGGCGGTGTGGCACTCCTGCTGGCCCTCGGCCGCAACGGCATCGTCGGACAGTGGCTGGACGCCTGGTTCGGCATCACGCTCCCGTTCACCACGGCCGGCGTGATCCTCGCGGAGACGTTCGTGGCGATGCCCTTCCTCGTCATCAGCGTGGAGGGCACCCTGCGCGCCGCCGACCCCCGCTACGAGGAGGCCGCCACCACCCTGGGCGCCTCCCGCTTCACCGCGTTCCGCCGGGTCACCCTCCCCCTCATCGCCCCGGGCATCGCCGCCGGCTCCGTGCTCGCCTGGGCCCGCGCCCTGGGCGAGTTCGGCGCCACCATCACCTTCGCCGGCAACTTCCCCGGCCGCACCCAGACGATGCCCCTCGCCGTCTACCTCGCCCTCCAGACCGACCCCGCCGCCGCGATCGCCCTCAGCCTGGTCCTCCTGACCGTCTCCATCGCAGTCCTGGCGGCCCTCCGAGACCGCTGGATGACCACCACATGA